TGCATGGACATATTGGGCGAAGGCATAGGCGATATCGAGATTGACATGCTGTTCGGCAACGCCTGCGCATCCACCGGCAAAGAGGGGGGTGACTTCGCCCCCGCTAAGATCACTTTGCCATGGATACATCGCGCCGCTGTATCCGTGCATCGCTGCGTTATTGCGAGCTGCAGGGAGCATTCGCAACCGATAATCGAGCATTGAGCGAGCCGCATTGGGTGATGTCAGAAGCACTGGCGGATACATAAAGGTTTCGGTATCCCAGAAAATATGGCCGTAATAGGTTGGACGTTCGCTTAACCCAAAAGGCGCGATACTGCACGGGCTTGCGGCATGGATGCTGGTATGAAGGTAATAATAAGCGGCATCAGTGACTTCCTGCCAGCGATTATCAGCGCCGATGAGCTTGATGCGCCCTTTCCAAAGTTCCGCCCAGGCGTTGCGGTTATCTTCACGAAGCTTATCCCATCCTTGCCAAATGCCGGCTTCAATCATGCGCGCAACTTGCCAGTGAGGTTCGGTATGCATAATGCCGGGGATCAGGCATCCGACCTGCCGCATCTTATATTGCTGCCCAGGTTGGGCTTTGATGTTGAAATGTTTGAATTGAGGACCAGTCTCACAGCCGATATAATCGCCCATAGTCCCCTGAAGGTCTGACCCGATAAACTCTGCCAGAAAGCCCGCGCCGAGTTTGGAGATACCCCCATCACTTTCCCAAAGGAGAATCGCGTCCGCCTTCTTGTTAAACATACTGCGATGTAGGCTCTTGCCTGGGATTTTAGTGGCATCGAGCACAGATGAGAGGGTTAAATTGCACGGTTTATCGACTTCGACGGTGATTTCCTGCATAGCAAGCGTTGGGGCAGTGCGGCAGCAGAAGGTTAGGACATGAACCTTAATTGTAGCTTCGCTGGAGACATAATCGAATCGAGTTTCAAGTTCACCATTTGAAAAGTCATAAGTCTGCTCGCGAAAAATGACCTTATCAGGATGATTTGAAAGCTTGTTTCCCCCAATAGATATGTCCGCACCAATCGGATTAGGCGCTTGGGCATATCCTTCCACACTTTGACCTGGAGTAGCTCCCGAATAGCCATTCACTAAAACCGAAGCATTCAAAAACGGCACTTTGCCAAACCGAAATCCAATCAGACCATTGGCGAGATAGGCAGGGGCGAACTCGGGTGAGTATTCATTAATTACATATTTCTTCATCGATTAGTCTCCTTAAGAACAAACGCCTTTATTGTACTGGGAGACACTCTATTGAAGAAAGGGCTTACTGACAATCGCCGTAATTATTAGCGGGGGCGTCCATGTTTCTTCGGTCGGGCTTGTAACGGCAGTAATATTTGCCAGGGGCGTATTTGAAACCGCCGCCGACATCTTCAACTTTGTATCTAGAGACATGCCCATCCGCATGGACAATATTGGCGCCGGTTGTATGACGGTCGTTAAAGATATCCCATCCGAACGGCCAAAAGTCACCATCATTTATTGATTGGCAACTTTCTTCGTATAATAGGAAGGTATCCGAAGGGAAATTAACGACAGAAAGGGGAATGGGAGGGCCGCCATTAATATTGAATGTGTGATTCATCGTGTAATTCACACGGGCAGTACTGCAATTGTACCGAGTCCTGAAACTTTTATAATACCCAAGAGATTCATTATAATCTTTCCACCCGTACCAGGATGGGCATTTATAAATTTCCTTGTTTTTTGTGTAAGACCACAGGCTTCCTAGTTCGGGAAAAGCGATTGTTTGGCAAGCTCGCCAGTCACCATATCCGAGGACACGGTTTGTGCAACGAGAATCATAACTAGAGACCACACATACCCATCCGCATTTAGCCCAATCATTACGACCGCAGTCTCCTGCGAAGGGATAGCGTTCATTGTTATCAATCGTGTAAGCCCAAATACCTTTACCCAGTTGAGCCATGTTGTTTAGACATGCCGTTGTTCGAGCTTTCTCGCGAGCAGCAGCAAATATAGGGAAAAGAATTGCCGCCAAAATAACGATTATCGCTATCACAACCAGCAATTCAATAAGTGTAAAGCCTCTTTGTTTGAACATATGTTAATCCTAACCAACTTATATGATAACATACTTTCCGGCTACGAACATGCTAGAACTCAATCTTTGCCTTGGCATCACCGTGCTTGGCTGATAGCCTGGCAGGATTAGATTGGACGTAGATGCGGTCAACTTCAAGACCGTCCCAACCTTCAGGCATGACTACCGGGTGTTTGCACCATTCATTTGGGTTGGGTGAGTCGAGTGAGAGACCTGTTAGGCCGTAAAGAAG
The DNA window shown above is from bacterium and carries:
- a CDS encoding glycoside hydrolase family 65 protein, which gives rise to MKKYVINEYSPEFAPAYLANGLIGFRFGKVPFLNASVLVNGYSGATPGQSVEGYAQAPNPIGADISIGGNKLSNHPDKVIFREQTYDFSNGELETRFDYVSSEATIKVHVLTFCCRTAPTLAMQEITVEVDKPCNLTLSSVLDATKIPGKSLHRSMFNKKADAILLWESDGGISKLGAGFLAEFIGSDLQGTMGDYIGCETGPQFKHFNIKAQPGQQYKMRQVGCLIPGIMHTEPHWQVARMIEAGIWQGWDKLREDNRNAWAELWKGRIKLIGADNRWQEVTDAAYYYLHTSIHAASPCSIAPFGLSERPTYYGHIFWDTETFMYPPVLLTSPNAARSMLDYRLRMLPAARNNAAMHGYSGAMYPWQSDLSGGEVTPLFAGGCAGVAEQHVNLDIAYAFAQYVHATGDELFLRQQAWPVISAVVEWLTSRVTKTTRGYELRHITGVDEGIDNIHNNGFTNILAVMVLREAIAFARKLGAEPPQLWCDIEKYLFIPIEKEVILKHDSYVYEGGLCCPETLLGFFPFGYTHSPAVDSATYQYYLDLAHTFIGGAMLSSLCGVWAARAGDRKLSLKMFEAGMLTQIKQPYDQFTEFTGGEDTIFLTNMAGFLMALQYGLTGLTLDSGPIEGWCKHPIVMPEGWEGIEIDRIWAKGRPAKLTAYQGQERAELKYLE
- a CDS encoding prepilin-type N-terminal cleavage/methylation domain-containing protein; the protein is MFKQRGFTLIELLVVIAIIVILAAILFPIFAAAREKARTTACLNNMAQLGKGIWAYTIDNNERYPFAGDCGRNDWAKCGWVCVVSSYDSRCTNRVLGYGDWRACQTIAFPELGSLWSYTKNKEIYKCPSWYGWKDYNESLGYYKSFRTRYNCSTARVNYTMNHTFNINGGPPIPLSVVNFPSDTFLLYEESCQSINDGDFWPFGWDIFNDRHTTGANIVHADGHVSRYKVEDVGGGFKYAPGKYYCRYKPDRRNMDAPANNYGDCQ